A window of Babesia microti strain RI chromosome III, complete genome contains these coding sequences:
- a CDS encoding conserved Plasmodium membrane protein, unknown function (overlaps_old_locusTagID:BBM_III03470): protein MDAVGKRNNNQYAGAKTTTHFDGSPTQAQGEGRRFRKKVRHKNNAGCAYEDRQGRKVDWQAVAPFFKRIFPRPPAEAWGSGLRVADNQVSDPIWVGTDKECVTKNEYGQILQYLQNKCNIYDLELSRPDEGHDSFINSITEEIVAVSLRSLSDATPRSSRATKLLINFGNNAAWVVFDRVGPGVPKLEEQNHPAQLCISSYVALSPSEYEYILNLFQYVALARGAVPISAVPIIGKLEEPEESQALDGTEDTEDTISLGGFVWQKSPRALASAPGASGPSSAAVLEGLLDRYSLRCAVQTDEAMPDLGEDDSFTGRQIISSLYELMAVETELHEMRERILSQMCVENIYPYRLSHEPRIAQFITAKARASQRWSQFRRTIIAAVNHYACQMLEARRNAPETAAPPEADAVLGSEYCSVCLMAEQAHKHVLMQCRRCRVRVHHQCYASISQGPPVDGGPWLCDVCSEEGGRGDSYVSNRGICAICGSSGGAMKRVDGEAAVYFTQFYAAQYGGACGNDGKTPGACWIHIICGAWLIPSVNCKDWLTLSNWDITNLRTSPKNNRCAVCMAALGFYVSCRIPQCGVKMHPLCAWLGGVFVTVKFVYSKSLPFNNAADNCFTPFQIEPLCPFHSCKEFSQEVVKKQSKERCLAYLHYVMNPNPFNKHRQAAKPLVLSPSPVMVTLNGPVISPGAMMQAPMPMYPIQSPYMHGPSAAPMRTAVQAGRGRVMFLPPRVDHSMSYRDFLASQQVPLQPKSPRVNHQPLPLGSMRYLAPSHVAGASKGRAALLHLDSLRPSVCAVCYEESNDPTLQCTRCGTYVHHRCYISREAPVGGSDVQDGFLCVVCRTGIEDPECAICKCRGGAMVLAVPGDRLLAQPMFAHPCCGVFAGLAVSTDASTGFHHFCGIDKLAGTGGVCGICDTVGGLVVRCNQQGCERRFHVSCGKRSGCFIEIKRDGHYAFCIQHTQARSAISSRLRMYLKLLAFVEIANIALDAQAQ, encoded by the exons ATGGATGCGGTGGGAAAACGCAATAACAACCAATACGCCGGCGCAAAAACCACAACACACTTTGACGGATCGCCGACCCAAGCCCAAGGTGAAGGCCGCAGGTTCAGGAAAAAGGTACGCCACAAAAACAACGCCGGTTGCGCGTATGAGGACAGGCAGGGCAGGAAGGTCGACTGGCAGGCCGTGGCCCCCTTCTTCAAACGCATCTTCCCCAGGCCCCCCGCAGAGGCCTGGGGCAGCGGCCTGCGCGTGGCGGACAATCAAGTTTCCGACCCTATCTGGGTAGGCACGGACAAAGAGTGCGTTACTAAGAACGAGTACGGGCAAATCCTTCAATACCTACAAAATAAGTGTAATATCTACGACCTGGAACTATCCCGCCCAGACGAAGGGCACGATAGCTTCATCAATAGCATAACGGAAGAAATCGTAGCAGTGTCGCTACGCTCCTTAAGCGACGCTACGCCGCGTAGTAGTAGAGCAACCAAGCTGCTGATAAATTTTGGCAACAACGCCGCGTGGGTTGTTTTTGATCGCGTCGGACCGGGCGTCCCCAAATTAGAGGAACAAAACCACCCCGCGCAATTATGCATCAGCTCCTACGTGGCACTATCCCCCTCTGAATACGAATACATCCTCAACCTGTTCCAGTACGTGGCACTGGCCAGGGGCGCCGTACCAATTAGCGCCGTACCAATAATCGGAAAATTAGAAGAGCCAGAAGAAAGCCAGGCGCTAGATGGGACAGAGGATACGGAAGACACGATCAGTCTTGGGGGCTTCGTATGGCAGAAGTCACCCCGTGCGCTCGCTAGCGCCCCGGGCGCTAGCGGCCCCTCCTCCGCAGCGGTGCTGGAGGGCCTGTTGGACAGGTACTCGCTCCGATGCGCAGTGCAGACCGACGAGGCGATGCCTGACCTGGGCGAGGACGACTCCTTCACGGGACGCCAAATTATCTCCAGCCTATACGAGCTCATGGCCGTCGAGACGGAGCTACATGAGATGAGGGAGCGCATCCTCAGCCAAATGTGCGTTGAAAACATCTACCCATACAGGCTCTCCCATGAGCCGCGAATCGCCCAGTTCATCACGGCCAAGGCCCGGGCCTCCCAGCGCTGGTCGCAGTTCCGGCGCACCATCATCGCCGCCGTTAACCACTACGCCTGCCAGATGCTCGAGGCGAGGCGCAACGCCCCGGAGACTGCGGCACCTCCAGAGGCGGACGCTGTACTGGGCAGTGAATACTGCAGCGTCTGCCTGATGGCAGAGCAGGCGCACAAGCACGTGCTGATGCAATGCCGCCGCTGCCGAGTCCGAGTGCACCACCAATGCTATGCCAGCATCAGCCAAGGACCCCCGGTGGACGGGGGTCCGTGGCTGTGCGACGTGTGCAGCGAGGAGGGGGGTAGAGGCGACAGCTATGTGTCGAACCGGGGCATTTGTGCGATTTGCGGCAGCAGTGGGGGCGCCATGAAGAGGGTTGACGGGGAGGCAGCCGTCTATTTTACGCAGTTTTACGCGGCGCAATACGGCGGGGCATGCGGAAACGACGGTAAGACACCGGGCGCCTGCTGGATCCACATAATTTGCGGCGCATGGCTCATCCCTTCTGTAAATTGCAAGGACTGGTTGACGCTGTCAAACTGGGACATAACTAATTTGAGAACTTCTCCCAAGAACAATCGTTGCGCCGTGTGTATGGCGGCGCTGGGATTTTACGTATCCTGTCGCATTCCCCAGTGCGGCGTGAAGATGCATCCGCTATGCGCTTGGCTCGGTGGAGTTTTTGTCACTGTTAAGTTTGTTTATTCCAAGTCCCTGCCCTTCAACAACGCTGCAGACAACTGCTTCACGCCTTTTCAGATTGAGCCTCTTTGCCCGTTTCATTCTTGCAAGGAATTCTCCCAAGA GGTGGTGAAAAAACAGTCTAAAGAAAGGTGTCTGGCTTATTTGCACTACGTTATGAACCCAAATCCATTCAACAAACATAGACAGGCCGCAAAACCGCTAGTGCTCTCTCCTAGCCCAGTTATGGTTACCCTTAATGGGCCCGTTATTTCGCCCGGCGCGATGATGCAGGCCCCTATGCCAATGTATCCCATACAAAGCCCCTACATGCACGGGCCGTCCGCAGCGCCCATGCGTACGGCTGTTCAGGCGGGCAGGGGGAGGGTCATGTTTCTGCCCCCTCGTGTAGACCACTCCATGAGCTATAGAGACTTTCTGGCCTCGCAGCAGGTCCCCCTGCAGCCAAAAAGCCCCAGAGTCAACCACCAGCCCCTCCCTCTGGGCTCTATGAGGTATTTGGCGCCTTCGCACGTGGCAGGGGCCTCCAAGGGACGCGCTGCGCTACTACATCTGGACTCACTGCGTCCCAGCGTTTGCGCCGTATGCTACGAGGAATCAAACGATCCGACGCTCCAGTGCACAAGGTGTGGAACGTATGTTCATCACCGCTGCTATATCTCACGTGAAGCCCCGGTCGGAGGCTCGGACGTGCAGGACGGATTCTTGTGCGTGGTCTGCAGGACTGGAATAGAGGATCCCGAGTGCGCCATCTGTAAGTGCAGGGGCGGGGCCATGGTCCTCGCGGTGCCCGGGGACAGGCTACTTGCCCAGCCCATGTTTGCCCACCCCTGCTGCGGAGTTTTCGCGGGACTGGCCGTGTCCACGGACGCCTCCACGGGCTTTCATCATTTTTGCGGTATTGACAAGCTGGCCGGCACGGGGGGGGTCTGTGGCATATGTGATACCGTGGGCGGGCTCGTCGTGCGCTGCAATCAGCAGGGCTGCGAGCGGCGCTTTCACGTATCCTGCGGAAAGCGCAGCGGCTGCTTTATTGAAATCAAGCGCGACGGGCACTATGCCTTTTGCATACAGCACACTCAGGCGCGCAGTGCGATCTCTTCGCGGCTGCGCATGTACCTGAAGCTCCTGGCCTTTGTCGAAATTGCTAATATCGCACTAGACGCACAGGCCCAGTAG
- a CDS encoding Rtf2 RING-finger (overlaps_old_locusTagID:BBM_III03465), whose product MGGDGGSIPRRVDLVKTNGYRYARNLGGMGYSPNLQIKKSLDKLSPREISQIRWKQCALSQNMLNPPIVACRVGLLYNKEEVIKYLLSKHKLAGMEHIRSVKDVKDCKLRIDSNTMSFVCPITLSVLSSNTRGVMLWPCGCVIAEKAIREYTTRESDKAKCPNCDREFKFHRRNKSKDGRLVSYGDVIVIAPDGTQEAKRRLRLSSQQKRGCKSSNLILDTPEHNNS is encoded by the exons ATGGGTGGCGATGGCGGCAGCATCCCCCGACGGGTGGACCTAGTGAAGACAAACGGATATAGATATGCGAGGAACCTAGGAGGAATGGGTTATTCGCCCAACTTGCAAATTAAGAAATCACTAGACAAGCTTTCGCCCAGGGAGATAAGCCAAATTAGATGGAAGCAATGCGCCCTAAGCCAG AACATGTTGAATCCCCCAATTGTGGCATGCCGCGTTGGACTTTTATACAACAAGGAGGAGGTGATAAAGTATTTGTTGTCCAAGCATAAATTGGCGGGAATGGAGCACATCCGTTCAGTGAAGGATGTGAAGGACTGCAAGCTGCGG ATTGACAGTAATACAATGTCCTTTGTCTGTCCCATAACCCTATCGGTGTTATCTAGCAACACTAGGGGGGTCATGCTGTGGCCTTGCGGTTGTGTTATCGCAGAGAAGGCTATTAGGGAGTACACTACCAGGGAAAGTGACAAG GCAAAGTGTCCCAATTGCGACCGTGAGTTTAAGTTCCATCGCCGCAACAAGTCAAAGGACGGGCGCTTGGTGAGTTACGGAGACGTGATTGTCATAGCTCCGGATGGGACCCAGGAGGCCAAACGCCGACTAAGGCTTAGCAGCCAACAGAAGAGGGGCTGCAAATCAAGCAATCTTATACTCGACACGCCAGAACACAATAACAGTTAG
- a CDS encoding ribonucleoside-diphosphate reductase subunit M2 (overlaps_old_locusTagID:BBM_III03475), which yields MGSLSAEYKLLEADEYILNPPDRASLYPLQRVDIWNFYKKAQASFWTVEEVDLGTDSRDWLGLTDGERHFIKHVLAFFAASDGIVLENLAAKFLNDVKLLEAQFFYVFQITVENIHSEMYSLLIDKYIQEESEKMHLFRAVETIPAIRKKAEWAARWINNENSFAERLVAYTAVEGILFSGSFCAIFWLKKRGLMPGLTFSNELISRDEGLHAEFGCYMYRQLRHPLPESTVHDIIRNAVQVERAFICDSLPCDLIGMNSRLMTQYIEYVSDRLLSSLGVSKIFNVANPFDWMDLISLQGKTNFFEKRVGEYQKAGIMANQDEQTFSTSNDF from the exons ATGGGTAGCCTAAGCGCTGAGTACAAACTTTTGGAGGCGGATGAGTATATCCTCAACCCTCCCGACCGGGCG TCCCTGTATCCCTTGCAGCGCGTCGACATTTGGAATTTCTACAAAAAGGCTCAGGCTTCATTTTGGACAGTTGAAGAGGTTGACTTGGGCACCGACTCTCGCGACTGGTTGGGTTTGACTGACGGCGAGCGGCACTTTATAAAGCATGTGTTGGCCTTCTTTGCGGCCAG TGACGGAATTGTGCTGGAAAATTTGGCGGCCAAATTTCTAAATGACGTGAAGCTTCTGGAGGCGCAGTTCTTTTATGTATTTCAGATTACTGTGGAGAACATACATTCAGAGATGTATAG TTTGCTCATAGACAAGTACATCCAGGAAGAGAGTGAGAAAATGCACCTGTTTCGGGCCGTGGAGACCATTCCCGCGATCCGTAAGAAGGCGGAGTGGGCGGCCAGGTGGATCAACAACGAAAACTCCTTTGCTGAGAGGCTG GTGGCCTACACGGCAGTGGAAGGAATTTTATTTTCGGGTAGCTTCTGCGCCATATTTTGGCTGAAAAAACGCGGGCTCATGCCCGGGCTAACCTTTTCCAACGAACTAATCTCCAGGGACGAGGGTCTACACGCCGAGTTTGGATGTTATATGTACAGACAGCTCAGGCATCCCCTGCCGGAATCCACAGTACACGACATTATAAG AAACGCAGTACAGGTTGAAAGGGCCTTCATATGCGATTCCCTGCCCTGTGACCTGATAGGGATGAATTCCC GCCTCATGACCCAGTACATTGAGTATGTGTCCGATCGCCTGCTTTCCAGCTTGGGTGTTTCCAAGATTTTTAACGTCGCCAATCCATTCGACTGGATGGATCTAATCTCCCTGCAG GGCAAGACGAATTTCTTTGAAAAACGAGTGGGAGAGTACCAGAAGGCGGGAATCATGGCCAACCAGGATGAGCAGACCTTCTCCACCAGTAACGATTTCTAG